GACAGCTGTCCTGGTAGCCTGGGTAGTGGGGCTCCGGGTGGCCGACTCTGCACGGGGGCTGCACACCCGCCTCTTGTACTGTCGGGGACACAAGGGACAAGACAGCCTGCTGACCCGGCTGTGGCTGCAGATGCGACATCTCCCAGCGTCTGCAGCTGCACCACCCCCGGGGTGAGTCGGGATGGCAGAGATGCTGGAACCGGGGCATACCGGGCGACGTTAGTCTCAGCCACGTCTCTCCACCTTCTGGCCGTGGCTCCTGGAGCACCTACCAGCGCACCGTGGTCCCAGGGGCTTGTGCGCGTGGCTGCTGGAGAGCAGGAGTCGGCGGACCGGAAGCACTTCCTGTCACACCGATCGACCCGCACCCCTGCAGGCCTGCCCGGCGCCCTCCCGCGCCCACCAATCTGAAGCCCCTGCTCCAGGCTGCCGCCACCGCGCCCCAGGTCAATAGAGGTGATAGGTGCCGCCCGCCCACGGGGTGCTGAGGACAACTCACCCGTGGCTCCCGCGAAGACATCGCCCTGGGCCGGGCTCTCTGAAATGACGGCGGTAGCCTCCACGGTGGATGCCCGGTCAAAGGTCAGCGCGCCCGAGGTAGTGATCTGTCCTGAGGGGGTCACGGTGACTGGAAAAGCAGAAGCGCTGTTTACCACCCAGCTCTCCCACAGCGCAGGCCGAAGCCTGGACACGGCACGTGCCCCAGGTGCCTCTGCAAGGGCCGGAAGAGACCAGGGACCCTCAGCGCCTCGGAGGGGACCCAGGGCTGAGGCACGGGCGGCGGGCTCTCCGCAACACCCTGCTCACATCCGACCTGGCAACAGAGGCAGGAACGGCCTCCtcagaaaacaaacccaaaagcGTGAGCCCGCAGCCCTTGTGCTCCCGTCGCCTGGGGCCGCCCGAGTCCCCCTGCCCTGCCGCACTGCCAGGCCGCCTCGGCGGGCACCCGGCACAGGCGCTAACCGCTGATGCGCTGTCCCAGGACCGCCTCGCCCCACTCTGACTCCCTGCTGCCCGGTCCGAGCTTCAAACACAGACCTTCCCTCCGCCCTCCCGTCTGCGAGACCACGGGGTGGGCCCTTCACGCGCCGGGCAAGTGCCCGAGGCTGCAAAGACCAAAACCCAAGAACCTTCACTGGGAAGGTGCCCACACGGACGCCCCCTCCGAGGAGGAGGAGCCGCTCCGGGTTCATTTCGTTAGAAAATATGTGTGGGCACCCGCGAAGGGGTCTACGGAGACGAGGGAGCCCCCCGAGGGTGTCCCCCACGCGGACAGCAAGGCAAGCCGCGGGGGCCGGAGGTCGGAGGGGCCGCGCTCCGTCCCACTCAACTCACAGGCGGTGGCCGCTGTGGCGGGCAGCAGCGTGATGTTCTTGGGGGGCTCCTTCTTCACGGGGGTTGTGGGCAGCTCGTTCTCCTTCTTGCGCCTTTTGTAGGGGACGAAGAGCCTGACCGGACCGCTCTGTGGGGAGAGGCACAGTGAGGGCAGGACGGAGCTGCCCCACACTCCACTGCTGACGCAGCGGCCCGCTCGTCTCCCTCCCGCGCCGGGGCCACAGCGAGGCTCGCCAAGGTGGGAAGCTGCAAAGACTGACCTCGCCTCAGGCCCCAAATTCCTCACAATGACagaaaagatactttttaaaagaatacgtGAATAACACTGTTTGAACACAAAAAAAAGTATCATCAACATATGGGATTTTCAGGAACTGCAAGGAGACAGAAAGCAAAGGGGAATGAGTTAAGGAGAAAGGAGAGCCCCCTGCCCCAAACAAGAGAACATTCCCCAGAAAGGAGGAGGCCCTGTGGTCACCAACTACGGGGAAACCTCAACACACCAGCAGCCACAGAAGGGACGGGGACCAGCACGGAGCAGatctgggcggggcggggggactGACAGCTGCAGACCCTGAGGGCCGGGCCATCTTGCTGGCCGTCACCGTGCTCGGGGGGCGTGAGACCCTCGGGAACCGGCGCAGGCTCACTGCTGCGGGCCCCTCCACTCAGTTTTTCACTTGGGTGtactgtttttcagttttagaatttccacttggttctttttttttaattcctgtctCGTTATGGAGTCTCCGTCTGCGGAAACACGGccatcctccctcccactccGCACGGAGCACACGTGGAGGCCGGATGCCCAGCGGCTGTTTCTGCAGTAAGTGCGGTCACAGGGGGCCCTGACTTGAGGGGTCCGAGCGCTCGCTCCCTCTGCCGCATGAGGGCACAGCACCACTGCCTGCCGCCGGGGGTCTCGCCTGTGAGAATCCAATTTCTGGGGTCGAAGgccacccccccgccccttcTGGCCCGGCCGTGGTGTTCTGCAGTGGACACCTGAGCCACTGAGACATCATCCATGGATTCTTCAGACGGTTCCGTGAACATAGACAGGGGACCGGGAGGCCTCTGTCCAAGTGACGTCTCGGCCGTGTCTGCAGTGCGTTTTCTCCCGTGTGGCTCGCACTTTCCATCTGTGTGTCTTACAcctttttgttgaaaactggacattttaggtGACGTACTTGAGCAACACTGAGACTGACTCCTTCTCTGCAGGGCTTCCTGCTGCCGCTCATGGGCTTAGTGACCTGGCTACACCGCGGCAGAGTCCCACCAGACGGAGTCCCACCGGGCAGAGTCTCACTGGGCGGAGTCCCACCCTGCAGAGTCCCACCCTGCAGAGTCCTACCGGGCGGAGTCCCACCGGGCAGAGTCTCACTGGGTGGAGTCCCACCGGGCGGAGTCCACCAGGGGGGAGCCCCACCCTGCAGAGTCTCACTGGGCGAAGTCCCACTAATGGAGTCTCACTGGGCGGAGTCCCACCCTGCAGAGTCTCACTGGGCGGAGTCCCACCAATGGAGTCTCACCGGCCGGAGTCCCACCCTGCAGAGTCCCACCAATGGAATCTCACCAGCCAGAGTCCCACCCTGCGGAGTCTCACCGGGCAGAGTCCGACCAATGGAGTCTCACTGGGCACAGTCCCACTCTGCAGAGTCCCACCAGGCGGAGTCCCACCGGGGGAGTCTCACCCTGCAGTCTCACTGGGCAGAGTCCCACTAATGGAGTCTCACTGGCCGGAGTCCCACCCTGCAGAGTCTCACTGGGCGGAGTCCCACCAATGGAGTCTCACTGGGCAGAGTCCCACCGGCGGACTCCCACAGGGCGGAGTCCCACCCAGGGAGTCCCACCCTGCAGAGTCTCACTGGGCGGAGTCCCACCAGTGGAGTCTCACTGGGCAGAGTCCCACCGGCTGGAGTCCCACCAGGGGAGTCCCACCCTGCAGAGTCTCACTGGGCAGAGTCCCACCGGCTGGAGTCCCACCAGGGGAGTCCCACCCTGCAGAGCCACCCTGCAGAGTCTCACCGGGCAGAGTCCCACCAGTGGAGTCACACCGGCCAGAGTCACACCAGGAGAGTCCCACCCTGCAGTCTCACCCGGCAGAGTCCCACCGGCCGGAGTCCCACCCCGCAGAGTCCCACCGGCCGGAGTCCCACGGAAGGATGCTGCCCTGCTTCCAGCAGCCTGCTCCACCAGTGCCCGGGGCATAACTGCTCCACTGTCTGATCCCAACTGCATTAGGGCTCCTTCATGGGGAGTTTTCGAGACAAACCTTTGAGGTCTGTTCCTATCCCAGGACTCTTGTGAGCTGCGGTTTTCCCTGGTTCTCTGGTTTGGCCTGTTGCCCTCAGGCTCTGCCGGCCTCCCCTTCAGGGCTCACATCCATACAGCACTGCTTCGGAGCCGGGGGCAGGAATGGTCCTCATGTCTGTCTGAGCGGCAGCCCTGCTTTAGCGGCAGAGCTCTGGACAGGGGCAGAGCTCTGGTCTCGGTCTTTCTCCCGTGGCATGGAGCTCCACACTAGGAGCGAGCTAGGGTGAGGACGCTGAGGCACAGTTCTCCTACCCTGCCACTCCCGGGTGGAGCCTCTGCCCACTGAGAGAGGCTGGGTGCAGGAAGGCAGCTCCGATCTCTCGGTCACACTTGCCCAGAATTTAGTTTCTGCCACTCAGAGCCAGGGCTGGGCATGCCGGTCCCGGTGctgaagggagagggagtggggctCCCTTCacagggagctggagggaagCAGGAGTGAGCAGGTGCACGGGGCTCTTCATACTAAGGTCCCTGCAGTGGAAGCCAGAGTGTTAGAATTTGCAAGTTCGATTCACCAAGTTTTAGTttatggattgtgcctttggtttCACGTCTGAGAAACCCTAGGCCATGAAGTTCTCCCCTGTTTTCTTCCACGAATGTTAGTTTTATGTTTTGGATAAACCTggatctgtgatccattttgaagtCACTTGTATATAAAGCGCCAGGTTGAGGCCAAGGTGCGTCTCTAGGCCCACGGCCGTCCGGCGGTGCTAGCAACTCGCGCGTGAGCACACACGGAGCCTCTCGCTTCACCGACACCGTACATCTTCATGACAGCAGCCGTGGAACGGGGCTTAATCAGCATGTGCTGGGACTCCTCCAATTTTAGtcattttctcaaaattgctttggttgtcctatttcctttgcctttctgtatacattttaaagtCAGCTTGTTTAAAGCTCCACAGAACCCGCTGGGATTTGGATAGGAACCGCGTGAAGCCTACAGAACACTGTGGGAAGAACCGGTGCTCTCTGCACTGCCCTCCACCCCACGGGCTTGGCGCATCTGTCCCAGGTCTTCCCCAGTTCCTCTCTACAGCACTTTCTAGTTTTTTGTACACGGATTCGGTACATGTTCTGTTAGATTTACATGTATTTTAGTGTTTTGGAGTAACTGCGAATAATTCAAATACTCTAAACTTCCAGATGGAATGAATTCCCTCTTACTGCTCTTTTTCTCCCTACAAGATCCCCGAGAATCTTACTACTAGTTTCTCCAGGCgaattttaaagtcatttaattttcacaaaaatatccCATTGTTGATTCCACTAGAATCACATTTAGTCTATACATGAACTAGacaatttaagaatatttagtTTTTCCACCCGAGAACATGATTAAATTAAATGTTCATATCTTCTAATTACTAACCAGATGAGTAgtcaaaataaaatcaggaaatctCATTAAGCAGcttctaaaatttgaaaatatttttaaatagaattcagTGCTCAGGAAGGTTGAATACTGGGATAGTCACACGTTACAAATCAGTCTCACGTTTTTGAAAGCTGTATGGCAACATACGTTAAAGTCAATGAAAAATAGTTATTCTTTTCAAAACTGTTCAGGGTTTAggataaagaaatatttcaaaagatattaaaagctCCTTATAAATAATTTCAGTGTAGTATTCTTATGAAATAACGTTAAAAATGTAGACTATAAAACAGCACATATATACTTCTTATAACCATGAAAAGAAAGTGTGTGTCTGGTCTTGGGGTTAAAATGTCCAGACAGGCCCCCTTCCGTGTGCTGTGACCGGCGTGCAGGGCCAGCCTCGTGCGTCACCTGAGGCATGAGAGTGACAGCTGAAAAGCAGAATTTGAGTGAGAAACCGGTAACAAGCCCTAGCTAAGCTGCAGGTGCCCTCGAGCTGCGTGCACGGCAGAAGGACAGGACAGGGCACGCGAGCAGGGAGCTGAGGGTGGGACGCTTCTGTGGGTACACAGAGCCGCTGAGCGAGCCTGGCGACTGGTCACTTCCTGGACACTCACCAAGGTCATGTCGTCACAGCACGCGGCACAGGTGCAAGATGCAGCATGAGGGTTTAGGATCCCGTCCTGAAATGCAGAGAGTCCCATGGTGCGTGAGAAAGCCAGCCTTCCGTGTGAACCATCGACGCTAGAGGAGGGCAACTAGCTCTGCCACTGATCTGCCACTCACACAGTCCAAACCCTGTCGCTTCCAGAAACTGATCTCTCCCCCACACTTCCGTACAAGGCCATTATCGGTGGCAGGATCCACAGCTTCCCCTCCAGGAGGTGAAAAGATTCTACGGACGTTATTTCTTGATCAACACCCAAAGCACTACACTGCAAAGAGCAGTTAGAAGCCCTCTTCTCGTacgatgagtaaactgaggcagagggaagTTAGGCTTTTGAAGGGGGCACGCGCCTCAGTCGGAGCTCCCGTGTCGCCTCATGCACGCCTGACAATACCATCACTGTCCTCCTGTGTGAAACACCAGCAAAACAAGGCTGGTGCCTGGCCCAGGGCCACACCTCCAGGCGGCACAGGACCCACAGCCCGTCTGCCTGACTGCGTTCGGCGGCCCCGCCACAGGGCACAGCGGCCAGGGGGGCCCACAGCCTAAGCCTGGGGAGCCACTCATGCTGCATCTTCAAGCTTCCTGCTAAGACACAGGCACCTGAATGAGGCACTGCAGCGGCCTGCCCGCGTAGCGGATGCTTCTCTTCCAGTCCTTACTGCTGGCTCTTCCTGCCATGGCTTCAAACTCGGTTGGGCTGTACCAGCTCTCCCCCTGCTTAATGCACCGGCCCCGGCCGCCTACAGGGACACACGGGACCAGCAGTGAGGGCATGCCCGCCCACAGCACCCCGCTGGCTGACAGTGGCCAggtccccctcctctccttccccacctcctaccTGGCTCCTCCCCAGGTGCTCCACAAACACCAGAGCCCCCGCCTGGGCCTGCGTGATCTCACCCTTTCCCATGGACAGCCCCCACCACGAAATCACACTTGCAGGCCACGCCTGCCTACTTTATCTGTCTGCTCACCGGCCACGGGCACCAAAAGCCCAACATGGTCTCATGTGGAGCTCGTGACATCTGCCCCACTCCCAGAATGGGGGTGGGTCCCCATCGCTACGGGTCCCCAAGCTGACCCGGGAACGTAGGGAGCGCATtccaggcctgcctctccccgcacTCTCCCTCCTCCACGGATCACTATGTCTTCTCAATGTGCCCCCACCACGCCCCAAACCTGTCCTGGCCTCAGCTCTAGTGCCCAGGGGCCGTGAGCCCAGCCTGCTTCACTTGGCCCGGGCCCGGCGCAGCCGCCAGGGGCAGGGCGTGTGTGCATCCCGGCAGCGGGGGCCCGCCCGCCTCACCTGAGCCCAGCCGGCTCTTGAACAGCGTGCCACTGATGTTCCGGCAGCGCACGGGCAGCTCGCTGTCGTACACGGAGGGGTCCCAGTTGTATTTGGTCCCACCTCTTTCTTGGCCGGGAGCCGCAGGACTTGGAGGACACTGAGGGCCTtgagcaaaggaagcattttgaaaataagagACGCAGGACACTCCCAGCATAACTGGAAAAATACAAGCACCTCCTGGACTCTCACGGCTACCACCCCAACACAGCAGCCCCGTCCCCTTCCGCTCTGGGCAGCTCCTCCTCGGCCTGGAAAAGCCCACTTTCTCTCCTCAGACGATAATATTCCTATTCCAAGTTTACCACAAAACTAAATGAGCCAATTCCAGAGTGAACCCCGCGAGCGCTCGGACGCGTTCTGCTCCGGAAAGCCTGGGGCAGGAACGGGCAGCACCTGGAGTAAGGGGAGCAGCTGGCCCCTTCAGCCCGGCCGTCTCCACGATGCTCCCGTCCGTGTGCACGACAATCAGCGTGGCCTTCTCGGTGTTCAGGCTGTCCCCGATCTGCAGCGCCGTCCTGCCAGACTGGAAGAAAGAACGTCCCCTAAGTCGTCTCAGACAACAGCTGCAGGGCCTGTCGCCTGATCCTTGCTCACCATCACCAACAAGGGCACCGACCGGGATTCCGGGGCCTCTTTCAAAGACGCCCCTAAAACACCTAAACACGGAGCCAAGAACAAGAAAGACAATGCTCTGGGAGGCCCTGAGCAAATGCTCACAATCGCCTGCCACAGGGAAAAAATAACCACGTCCCACAAATACACCCTGGAAACAGGAAGTACCCTCACGTCTACCTGAGCAGCCTCTGCAAGTTCACAGGTTTCTAGGGAGGGTTCTGACAGACAAGTCCACAGTCACCGCCGGGGTCTGGGGCAGGATTCCCTTTTCATGCCCGTGCCCCATGCACAGCTCTACCGATGGCCACCAGACACCAGGACCTCCCCAACCACGCTGCTCACACACCTGTCCACGGTGGCCAGGGGCTACCATGACAGCACCTACTTCCTCTGGGCCAGCCTGGCCTCACCCTTCAAGCTGCCCTGCTTGCCGGGAGAGCCAGAtgcccctctcccatccctgcTGGCCCTAGGCGCACACCTCACGGGGCTCTGGCAAACAAACTCTCAAGGCTTTTCCCAGACAGCCCTGGGGTAGATGACACTCACTCCAAGCGGCCTGTTCAAACCAACATCCTGGGGTGCTCTGATGCTTTCATGGTGAGAATAGAACCCACGAAGACAAAGTGAAAAGACCTCTCCTGGGGAAGGGAGTACCAGCTCATTGTGGAGTCTAGGGACCTCCACCCcacaagcatacacacacacacacacacacacacacacacacgtgcacatacaccCAGGTCCTGGGCTCATACACCTGGAGAGTCATTGCCTCAGTAAGCGTGTCAACACCGCTCATGTCTGAATCACTG
Above is a genomic segment from Halichoerus grypus chromosome 11, mHalGry1.hap1.1, whole genome shotgun sequence containing:
- the DEAF1 gene encoding deformed epidermal autoregulatory factor 1 homolog isoform X6, with the translated sequence MEDSDSAAKQLGLAEAAAVAAAAAVAAAAAAAAGGEAEEPVLSRDEDSEEDGDSEAERETRRVTAVAVMAAEPGHMDMGAEALPGPDEAAAAAAFAEVTTVTVANVGASADNVFTTSVANAASLSGHVLSGRTALQIGDSLNTEKATLIVVHTDGSIVETAGLKGPAAPLTPGPQCPPSPAAPGQERGGTKYNWDPSVYDSELPVRCRNISGTLFKSRLGSGGRGRCIKQGESWYSPTEFEAMAGRASSKDWKRSIRYAGRPLQCLIQDGILNPHAASCTCAACCDDMTLSGPVRLFVPYKRRKKENELPTTPVKKEPPKNITLLPATAATAFTVTPSGQITTSGALTFDRASTVEATAVISESPAQGDVFAGATAATRTSPWDHGALVGAPGATARRWRDVAETNVARTRGGCAAPVQSRPPGAPLPRLPGQLSDRTVSRSRVANISSQNSVDLSAGPGSPTLHPHQSCVSHGGQRAGNVRTAELAVPGRDGQLLAQYGTAAEDAVRASQAGQLLPRSRRGPGQSPGGDRAERVLCQLRPGGPERVHRLPQSELLLDLLPAQGLEGPPASVRSVGSCHCPGG
- the DEAF1 gene encoding deformed epidermal autoregulatory factor 1 homolog isoform X5; amino-acid sequence: MEDSDSAAKQLGLAEAAAVAAAAAVAAAAAAAAGGEAEEPVLSRDEDSEEDGDSEAERETRRVTAVAVMAAEPGHMDMGAEALPGPDEAAAAAAFAEVTTVTVANVGASADNVFTTSVANAASLSGHVLSGRTALQIGDSLNTEKATLIVVHTDGSIVETAGLKGPAAPLTPGPQCPPSPAAPGQERGGTKYNWDPSVYDSELPVRCRNISGTLFKSRLGSGGRGRCIKQGESWYSPTEFEAMAGRASSKDWKRSIRYAGRPLQCLIQDGILNPHAASCTCAACCDDMTLSGPVRLFVPYKRRKKENELPTTPVKKEPPKNITLLPATAATAFTVTPSGQITTSGALTFDRASTVEATAVISESPAQGDVFAGATAATRTSPWDHGALVGAPGATARRWRDVAETNVARTRGGCAAPVQSRPPGAPLPRLPGQLSDRTVSRSRVANISSQNSVDLSAGPGSPTLHPHQSCVSHGGQRAGNVRTAELAVPGRDGQLLAQYGTAAEDAVRASQAGQLLPRSRRGPGQSPGGDRAERAVLCQLRPGGPERVHRLPQSELLLDLLPAQGLEGPPASVRSVGSCHCPGG